The Flavobacterium sp. K5-23 genome segment GTAAGGCAGCCATTCCCCGCTTTTATTATAGTTTTTAACAAACTCGTATCGTTCATTTGTACCAATATAATACCCCTTATAGAAGCCTTGATGATTTCCTCCACCCACAAAACAATCCAACATAAACTTATCGTTTATTTTTGCTTTAAATCCTACTGTTACACCCATAACATAACCAAGGCCTTTTTCGTAAAGGTTTGTATTTAAATAATTCCATTTTTGAAAATTAAAAAAAGTAGCCCCCATATGTCCTCCTACGTATAAACCATTTTCTGTGTCCTTAAAATGGTAACGATATTCGGGAATTAAAATGTAAAATTGTCTAGGCTTGCCATTTACAGATTTCCATGGTGATGCCATTGCATCAAACTGAAAAGTTGATTTTTTTCCAATACTTGTTTCAATAGCTACTTGTGGTAATGTAAATATCGTGGTAAGTGCATTAACTTTTATATATGTTTGACTTTGTGAATGAATTGAAAAAAAAAGAACGATAATAATAAGTAACTTTTTCATGTAATTGTTTCCTATGTGTTTCTATTTATAAAAACACAATTTAAATTTTAATAATTTTTGTGCAAATATAGAAGTTAATGATAGAAAAATCTTAAA includes the following:
- a CDS encoding DUF3575 domain-containing protein, producing MKKLLIIIVLFFSIHSQSQTYIKVNALTTIFTLPQVAIETSIGKKSTFQFDAMASPWKSVNGKPRQFYILIPEYRYHFKDTENGLYVGGHMGATFFNFQKWNYLNTNLYEKGLGYVMGVTVGFKAKINDKFMLDCFVGGGNHQGFYKGYYIGTNERYEFVKNYNKSGEWLPYRGGVMVSYKLN